A part of Cannabis sativa cultivar Pink pepper isolate KNU-18-1 chromosome 6, ASM2916894v1, whole genome shotgun sequence genomic DNA contains:
- the LOC115725341 gene encoding AUGMIN subunit 8, which produces MDVCKSERAFRKHITVETPRPPLVPAEKNNVLTTGRLRTREVSSRYKSPTPSTTPKGARRCPSPNLTRTASSPTSSSSSSHLVSKRAISVDRKRPSTPPSPLSPSTPVQDSSVDMHLASRRVASSRLPPDSLWPSTMRSLSVSFQSDTISIPVSKKEKPVVTNALSERTLRSSSNVAHKQVETSVSRKPTPERKRSPLKVGKNVADQSENSRPVDGLHTRLIDQHRWPSRTGGKLSSNSLNRSMDLGDKSARNLSTPGPGFGLSSLRRTPSSDVIGKPLQKSSSDAARLLSTVESCRAGFGVSLVDDNSLHTSRLHKFPSTSLPERPKSANSVARSQSLPTRPPSPSKTSLIASSVTRGVSPSRNRPSTPPSRGISPSRIRASGISNQPTNPNSVLSFIADFKKGKKGSGYIEDAHQLRLLYNRYLQWRFANARSETVLYVQKVTAERTLFNVWSATLSLWDSVIRKRISLQQMKLELELNSVLNDQMPYLDDWALLERDHMTSLSGAVEDLEASTLRLPVTGVARADIDSLKVAICSAVDVMQAMGTSICSLLPRAESINSLVSELAVVAAREKAMLDACETLLASTTAMQVEEFSLRTHLIQIKEDLGRLSSQFWQSRHPYNPH; this is translated from the exons ATGGATGTATGTAAATCGGAGCGAGCATTTAGGAAGCACATAACGGTGGAGACCCCACGACCACCATTGGTTCCGGCAGAAAAGAATAATGTACTCACCACCGGCCGCCTTCGAACGAGGGAAGTTTCTTCAAGGTACAAGTCACCTACTCCCTCGACCACGCCAAAGGGTGCTCGGCGTTGCCCATCACCCAATCTTACAAGAACAGCATCTTCAcccacttcttcttcttcctcttctcatTTGGTATCTAAAAGAGCAATATCTGTGGATAGGAAGAGACCTTCAACGCCTCCTTCCCCCTTAAGTCCATCTACACCGGTTCAGGATTCGTCCGTAGATATGCATTTAGCGTCCAGAAGAGTTGCTAGTTCTCGGTTGCCGCCGGATAGTTTATGGCCTTCAACGATGCGGAGTTTGAGTGTTTCTTTTCAGTCTGATACAATTTCTATTCCTGTTAGTAAGAAGGAAAAACCAGTTGTTACAAATGCTTTGTCTGAACGTACTTTGAGGTCATCATCAAATGTAGCACATAAACAGGTTGAAACATCTGTTTCTAGAAAGCCTACACCTGAAAGAAAGAGAAGCCCTTTAAAGGTGGGGAAGAATGTGGCTGATCAGTCAGAGAATTCTAGACCAGTGGATGGTTTACATACTCGTTTGATAGATCAGCATCGGTGGCCGAGTAGAACAGGTGGGAAGCTGTCTTCTAATTCATTAAATAGAAGTATGGATCTTGGTGATAAAAGTGCCAGAAATCTTTCCACACCTGGACCTGGATTTGGGTTGTCTTCTTTGAGAAGAACACCCTCTTCTGATGTTATAGGAAAGCCTTTACAAAAATCTTCAAGTGATGCTGCAAGGCTATTATCAACCGTGGAAAGTTGCAGAGCAGGGTTTGGGGTGAGTTTAGTTGATGATAATTCACTTCATACATCCAGACTTCACAAGTTTCCCTCTACAAGTTTGCCAGAAAGACCCAAGTCTGCAAATTCTGTAGCCAGATCTCAGTCTTTGCCTACTCGTCCACCCTCACCTAGTAAGACCTCGTTGATAGCCTCCTCTGTTACTAGGGGTGTCAGTCCGTCACGGAACAGACCATCCACTCCCCCTTCTAGAGGAATTAGTCCATCTCGAATAAGGGCATCCGGCATTTCAAATCAACCCACCAATCCAAATTCTGTGCTTAGTTTTATTGCTgattttaaaaaaggaaaaaagggtTCTGGGTACATTGAAGACGCTCATCAGCTAAGGTTGCTATACAATAGATATTTGCAATGGAGATTTGCTAATGCTCGCTCAGAGACAGTTCTTTATGTGCAGAAAGTAACTGCCGAG AGAACTCTATTCAATGTCTGGAGTGCAACACTAAGTCTGTGGGATTCGGTGATTCGGAAAAGGATCAGTCTGCAGCAGATGAAGCTTGAGCTCGAACTGAACTCAGTTTTGAATGATCAA ATGCCCTACCTTGATGATTGGGCTTTGCTTGAAAGAGATCACATGACCTCTTTATCTGGGGCTGTGGAAGATTTGGAAGCAAGCACTCTCCGTCTTCCAGTTACCGGTGTAGCAAGG GCAGATATTGATTCTTTGAAGGTTGCTATCTGCTCAGCAGTTGATGTGATGCAGGCTATGGGAACATCTATTTGCTCTTTGCTTCCAAGG GCGGAAAGCATAAATAGTTTGGTTTCAGAACTTGCTGTTGTAGCAGCTCGGGAGAAAGCAATGCTTGACGCATGTGAAACTTTATTGGCTTCGACAACAGCTATGCAG GTGGAGGAATTTAGTCTAAGGACACATCTCATACAAATAAAAGAAGATTTGGGAAGATTAAGTAGCCAATTTTGGCAATCAAGACATCCTTATAATCCTCACTAG
- the LOC115725342 gene encoding cellulose synthase A catalytic subunit 7 [UDP-forming], which translates to MEASAGLVAGSHNRNELVVIHGHEEPKTLRNLDGQVCEICGDQVGLTVDGELFVACNECGFPVCRPCYEYERREGSQNCPQCKTRFKRLKGSPRVEGDEDEEDVDDIEQEFNMEDEKKRQEHIVDALLHGKMSYGRGHEDEDTSNAQFPPVIAGVRSRHVSGEFPLASHNHDQQMLSSSLHKRVHPYPVSEPGSERWDEKKEGGWKERMEDWKMQQGNLGPDPHDDVNDQDMALIDEARQPLSRKVPLASSKLNPYRMVIVARLFILALFFHYRILNPVEDSFGLWLTSVICEIWFGFSWILDQFPKWFPIDRETYLDRLSIRYEREGEPNMLAPVDVFVSTVDPMKEPPIVTANTILSILAMDYPVDKISCYISDDGASMCTFEALSETAEFARKWVPFCKKFSIEPRAPDMYFCEKIDYLKDKVQPTFVKERRAMKREYEEFKVRINALVAKATKVPPEGWIMQDGTPWPGNNTKDHPGMIQVFLGHSGGLDTEGNELPRLVYVSREKRPGFQHHKKAGAMNCLVRVSAVLTNAPFMLNLDCDHYINNSKAAREAMCFLMDPQVGKRVCYVQFPQRFDGIDKNDRYANKNSVFFDINMRGLDGVQGPVYVGTGCVFRRQALYGYNPPKGPKRPKMVSCDCCPCFGRRKKLPKYVKNDVNEGASLQGVEDDKEILLSEMNFEKKFGQSAIFVTSTLMTEGGVPPSSSPAALLKEAIHVISCGYEDKTEWGLELGWIYGSITEDILTGFKMHCRGWRSIYCMPKRPAFKGTAPINLSDRLNQVLRWALGSIEIFFSHHCPLWYGHKQGKLKWLERFAYVNTTVYPFTSLPLLAYCTLPAICLLTDKFIMPPISTWASLYFISLFISIFATGILELRWSGVSIEEWWRNEQFWVIGGVSAHLFAVVQGLLKILAGIDTNFTVTSKTTDDDDFGELYAFKWTTLLIPPTTLLIINIVGVVAGIADAINNGYQSWGPLFGKLFFAFWVIVHLYPFLKGLMGRQNRTPTIVVIWSILLASIFSLLWVRIDPFVMKTKGPDVKQCGLNC; encoded by the exons ATGGAAGCTAGCGCCGGACTTGTCGCCGGATCTCATAACCGGAATGAACTTGTGGTCATTCATGGCCATGAAGAG CCGAAGACATTGAGGAACTTGGATGGTCAAGtgtgtgagatatgtggagACCAAGTGGGATTGACAGTGGATGGAGAGTTGTTTGTTGCTTGTAATGAGTGTGGCTTTCCTGTCTGTCGTCCTTGTTATGAGTATGAGAGAAGAGAAGGCTCTCAAAACTGCCCCCAATGCAAAACCAGATTCAAACGTCTCAAAg GGAGTCCTAGGGTGGAGGGAGATGAGGATGAGGAAGATGTTGATGATATTGAGCAAGAGTTCAACATGGAAGATGAAAAGAAAAGGCAAGAACATATTGTGGATGCTCTGCTTCATGGAAAAATGAGCTATGGAAGAGGCCATGAAGATGAGGACACTTCCAATGCTCAATTCCCACCTGTTATTGCTGGAGTTAGAAGTAgacat GTTAGTGGAGAGTTTCCATTGGCATCTCATAATCATGATCAGCAAATGTTGTCTTCTTCTCTCCATAAGAGAGTTCACCCATATCCAGTTTCTGAGCCAG GGAGTGAAAGATGGGATGAAAAGAAAGAGGGAGGATGGAAAGAAAGAATGGAGGATTGGAAAATGCAGCAGGGAAATCTTGGTCCTGATCCTCATGATGATGTTAATGATCAAGACATGGCTCT GATTGATGAGGCAAGGCAGCCACTATCAAGAAAAGTACCACTTGCATCAAGCAAGCTCAATCCATATCGAATGGTGATTGTGGCTCGTTTGTTCATCTTGGCCTTGTTCTTCCATTATAGAATTCTGAACCCAGTTGAGGATTCATTTGGTCTATGGTTGACTTCTGTGATATGTGAGATTTGGTTTGGGTTTTCATGGATTCTTGATCAGTTTCCCAAATGGTTCCCCATTGACCGCGAGACCTATCTTGATCGTCTTTCAATCAG GtatgagagagagggagagccAAACATGCTTGCCCCAGTTGATGTGTTTGTGAGTACTGTGGATCCAATGAAGGAACCTCCTATTGTTACTGCCAACACAATTCTTTCGATCTTAGCAATGGACTACCCAGTTGACAAGATCTCTTGCTACATTTCTGATGATGGAGCTTCCATGTGTACATTCGAAGCCTTATCGGAAACTGCAGAGTTTGCTAGGAAATGGGTTCCTTTCTGCAAGAAGTTTTCCATAGAGCCAAGAGCTCCTGACATGTACTTCTGTGAGAAGATTGATTACCTCAAGGACAAAGTGCAACCTACTTTTGTCAAGGAGAGAAGAGCAATGAAG AGAGAATATGAGGAATTCAAGGTGAGAATCAATGCTCTTGTTGCCAAAGCTACAAAGGTTCCTCCAGAAGGTTGGATTATGCAAGATGGAACACCATGGCCTGGGAACAACACCAAGGATCATCCTGGTATGATTCAAGTTTTTCTTGGTCATAGTGGAGGACTTGACACTGAGGGAAATGAGCTGCCTCGCCTTGTCTATGTCTCTCGTGAGAAAAGGCCTGGTTTCCAACATCACAAGAAAGCTGGTGCCATGAATTGCCTG GTTCGAGTTTCTGCTGTGCTTACCAATGCTCCTTTCATGTTGAACTTGGATTGTGATCATTATATTAACAACAGCAAGGCTGCAAGAGAGGCCATGTGTTTCTTGATGGATCCTCAGGTGGGAAAGCGAGTCTGCTATGTTCAGTTCCCTCAAAGATTTGATGGTATTGATAAGAACGATCGATATGCCAACAAGAACTCAGTCTTCTTTGAT ATTAACATGAGAGGTCTAGATGGTGTTCAAGGACCAGTATATGTCGGTACAGGATGTGTGTTTAGAAGACAAGCCTTATATGGCTACAATCCTCCAAAGGGTCCAAAGCGTCCAAAGATGGTGAGTTGTGACTGTTGTCCTTGCTTTGGCCGCCGCAAGAAGCTTCCCAAGTATGTCAAGAATGATGTAAATGAAGGAGCCAGTCTACAAG GAGTGGAAGATGACAAGGAGATACTACTGTCAGAGATGAATTTCGAAAAGAAATTTGGACAATCTGCAATTTTTGTAACCTCAACATTGATGACAGAAGGTGGTGTGCCTCCTTCCTCTAGTCCAGCAGCCTTGCTCAAAGAAGCCATTCATGTCATCAGTTGTGGTTATGAAGACAAAACAGAATGGGGTCTTGAG CTAGGATGGATTTATGGATCTATCACAGAAGATATTCTGACTGGATTTAAGATGCATTGCCGTGGTTGGAGGTCAATATATTGTATGCCAAAGAGGCCTGCATTCAAGGGTACAGCACCCATCAATCTTTCTGATAGGCTCAACCAAGTACTTCGATGGGCTTTAGGTTCCATTGAAATCTTTTTCAGTCACCATTGTCCTCTCTGGTATGGCCACAAGCAAGGAAAGCTCAAGTGGCTCGAGCGGTTTGCTTATGTCAACACAACTGTCTACCCTTTCACCTCCCTACCACTTCTTGCCTATTGTACCCTCCCTGCAATTTGCTTGCTCACTGATAAATTCATCATGCCACCG ATAAGCACTTGGGCAAGTCTCTACTTCATTTCTCTGTTCATTTCAATCTTTGCTACTGGTATTCTTGAGTTGAGATGGAGTGGAGTAAGCATTGAAGAGTGGTGGAGAAATGAGCAATTTTGGGTCATTGGTGGTGTATCAGCTCACTTATTTGCTGTTGTACAAGGTCTTCTAAAGATTTTGGCTGGAATTGACACTAACTTTACAGTCACATCAAAAACAACAGATGATGATGATTTTGGAGAGTTGTATGCCTTTAAATGGACCACACTTCTAATTCCACCAACAACTCTATTAATCATCAACATTGTTGGAGTGGTTGCTGGGATTGCAGATGCCATAAACAATGGATACCAATCATGGGGTCCTCTATTTGGaaagcttttctttgccttttggGTCATTGTCCATCTATATCCCTTCCTTAAAGGTTTGATGGGGCGCCAAAACCGAACACCTACCATTGTTGTCATATGGTCAATTCTTTTGGCTTCTATCTTCTCCTTACTTTGGGTTCGAATTGATCCATTTGTAATGAAAACCAAGGGGCCTGATGTCAAGCAATGTGGACTCAATTGCTGA